The following are from one region of the Acidobacteriota bacterium genome:
- a CDS encoding Crp/Fnr family transcriptional regulator: protein MTFKFSSAVNLHSPNPILKLPDKEKITVENHCLPTNFANGSSAQNSHPLSKKHQAIEHLSAPMIYPPGVFLLHQGWKPQMVHFIEDGLVKLVYTNEEGAEMIVGLRSTGSVLGVAAAIQNQPVPLAAVTLQPSQIRSLPAHTLVKLLQTDLEFAFQIQQSESTEYYSLVSRFAQQKFGEAKQQLENLLWQIISIMGLDASQNDLKLQLPLKYYELARLIDIEPSYVCKLIKDLEREGIVKRKNGWLILTNPQKLQRLNNFSTFWI from the coding sequence ATGACATTCAAATTCAGTAGCGCAGTGAATCTCCATTCGCCGAACCCGATACTAAAATTACCTGATAAGGAGAAAATTACAGTGGAAAACCATTGCTTGCCCACCAACTTTGCAAACGGTAGCTCTGCTCAAAATAGTCACCCGCTCAGCAAAAAGCATCAAGCGATTGAACATTTATCCGCGCCGATGATTTATCCGCCAGGGGTTTTCTTGTTGCATCAAGGTTGGAAGCCTCAGATGGTTCATTTCATCGAAGACGGTTTGGTCAAACTGGTTTATACGAATGAAGAAGGTGCAGAGATGATTGTGGGGTTGCGCTCAACCGGTAGCGTGTTAGGGGTTGCTGCGGCTATCCAAAACCAGCCGGTTCCTCTTGCTGCCGTCACCTTGCAGCCTTCGCAAATCAGAAGCCTTCCCGCTCACACCTTAGTGAAGTTGTTACAGACTGACCTTGAGTTCGCTTTTCAGATTCAGCAATCGGAAAGCACGGAATATTACTCCTTGGTCAGTCGCTTTGCGCAGCAGAAATTTGGCGAAGCAAAACAGCAATTGGAAAACCTGCTGTGGCAGATTATTTCGATCATGGGATTGGACGCCTCGCAAAACGATCTGAAACTACAACTGCCATTAAAATATTATGAATTAGCGCGGTTGATTGATATTGAGCCTTCTTATGTCTGCAAATTAATAAAAGATTTGGAGCGAGAAGGAATTGTGAAACGGAAAAACGGTTGGCTGATTCTTACTAATCCGCAAAAGCTCCAGCGCTTAAATAATTTTTCAACGTTTTGGATTTAA
- a CDS encoding HU family DNA-binding protein, giving the protein MKTMTKAELVEEVARASELNKRDAEVIVETVFSSIISALHRGDKVELRGFGSFRTRERGPRRGRNPKTGAPVDVPAKRVPYFKPGKELKEFFTDGDTDGDTDIEQLPGAPTPETINATTESIAEVAPANDTAPEPAGGDGESSASQA; this is encoded by the coding sequence ATGAAAACAATGACCAAAGCAGAATTAGTTGAAGAAGTAGCGCGCGCTTCGGAGTTGAACAAGCGCGATGCTGAAGTGATTGTCGAAACCGTTTTTTCTTCGATAATCAGCGCATTACACCGAGGCGACAAAGTTGAGTTGCGGGGGTTTGGCAGTTTTCGTACACGCGAACGCGGACCACGTCGCGGGCGCAATCCGAAAACCGGCGCGCCGGTTGATGTTCCGGCAAAGCGGGTTCCGTATTTCAAACCCGGCAAAGAACTCAAGGAATTTTTCACTGACGGCGATACCGATGGCGATACCGATATAGAACAGCTACCCGGCGCACCGACTCCCGAAACCATCAACGCGACCACTGAATCCATCGCCGAAGTGGCACCTGCAAATGACACCGCACCGGAACCGGCTGGCGGCGACGGTGAATCCTCAGCCTCACAAGCTTAA
- a CDS encoding pitrilysin family protein codes for MTLSKPQLQSFLTRGVQKHRLANGLTVITKEQHDKPIVASIIWYRVGSRNEELGQTGKSHFLEHMLFKGTDRFGKGQIDLLTLQNGGANNAFTWLDFTAYYFTFASDRWAIALEIEANRMRNTTFAQEEFASEKQVVEEELRIGLDGPWEVLENEVWATAFRQHPYHWPTVGWLDDLEAATAADMKAYYDKWYHPHNATLVLVGDFNTDEIMPRVEELFGTIPAGTEVKPLHIAEPAQKGEKRVLVKKETPVERLLIGFHAPAVGDDDAYVMHILDTLLSTGKTSRFYKRLVEHDQSVASISASFHDHIDPSLFYIQAELKPGFKLEDVERAIYEELERLKNEPLDDAELVKAKRQIEADLVLSNEQPLQQAILLGQYETIAFSERIPESSRGFNYLDSMIEKTAAVTLADVARVAKKYFTRDNRTVGYLINEDAGGATND; via the coding sequence ATGACCCTATCAAAACCACAATTGCAATCCTTTTTAACTCGCGGCGTGCAAAAACACCGGCTCGCAAACGGGTTGACTGTCATCACCAAAGAGCAACACGATAAACCCATCGTCGCGTCAATCATCTGGTATCGCGTCGGTTCGCGTAACGAAGAACTCGGACAAACCGGCAAATCGCATTTCCTCGAACACATGCTTTTTAAAGGCACAGACCGATTCGGCAAAGGGCAGATTGATCTGCTGACGCTGCAAAACGGTGGCGCGAACAATGCCTTCACCTGGCTCGATTTTACCGCTTACTATTTCACCTTCGCCTCAGACCGCTGGGCAATCGCTCTGGAAATCGAAGCCAATCGCATGCGCAACACCACCTTTGCACAGGAAGAGTTTGCATCCGAAAAACAGGTCGTCGAAGAAGAATTGCGCATCGGGCTGGATGGTCCCTGGGAAGTTCTGGAAAACGAAGTCTGGGCGACCGCCTTTCGTCAACACCCTTATCACTGGCCCACCGTCGGCTGGCTCGATGACCTGGAAGCGGCTACCGCAGCCGATATGAAGGCTTACTATGATAAATGGTATCATCCGCATAATGCGACGCTGGTACTGGTCGGCGATTTCAACACCGATGAAATCATGCCGCGAGTTGAAGAGTTATTCGGCACCATCCCGGCAGGTACGGAAGTCAAACCCCTGCACATCGCCGAACCCGCGCAAAAAGGTGAAAAGCGCGTCCTGGTTAAAAAAGAGACGCCGGTTGAACGCTTGCTCATCGGCTTTCATGCGCCGGCGGTCGGCGATGACGACGCCTATGTGATGCACATCCTTGATACGCTGTTATCAACTGGAAAAACCTCGCGATTTTATAAACGACTGGTTGAACACGACCAGTCCGTGGCATCCATCAGCGCCAGCTTTCACGACCACATTGACCCCTCACTCTTCTATATTCAGGCGGAACTCAAACCGGGCTTTAAACTCGAAGATGTCGAGCGCGCCATCTATGAAGAGCTTGAGCGATTAAAAAACGAACCGCTCGATGATGCCGAGTTGGTAAAAGCCAAACGTCAGATTGAAGCCGATTTGGTACTCAGCAATGAACAGCCTTTGCAACAGGCGATTTTGCTCGGGCAATATGAAACCATCGCATTTTCCGAACGCATTCCCGAAAGTTCACGCGGATTCAACTATCTCGATTCGATGATTGAAAAGACCGCCGCCGTGACCCTTGCAGATGTGGCGCGGGTCGCCAAGAAATATTTTACCCGGGATAATCGCACTGTCGGTTATTTGATTAACGAAGATGCAGGAGGCGCAACCAATGACTAA
- a CDS encoding pitrilysin family protein, producing MTNRTVEPQIEVERVELANGLTLLLSENHSTPSVAFYAVVLTGARFEPDEQAGLASLVGELIDEGTTTRSSQQIAEAMESVGARFRSYGNYQTSGVQAALLAKDLPLVLEIAADVLMNASFPEDQFQLHVSRRLAQIKSRLDVPRTQASDVFNEIVFAGHPQHKPAIGYEATIKNIKREDLIAFYRRHFVPNNTTLAIVGDFDKAQVREQIERLFGKWERDANFARPVVPTLTRQPEPKDKFVQAPKEQVNIFIGHLGVDRKNPDFYALLVMDTILGSSPGFTSRIPRILRDEQGLAYTTFANMTSSAGLDAGRFIAYIGTSPANLKQALQGLRTEVRRMTTEPVTESEIESAKAYLTGNFVFDFQTNAQVAEFLIEAGLYDLGFDYLKTYPEKIRAVTIDEVSRVAKKYLAPDALTTVVVGPVDELGNLLV from the coding sequence ATGACTAATCGAACAGTTGAACCGCAAATTGAAGTCGAGCGCGTTGAACTGGCGAACGGTTTAACCCTGTTGCTTTCGGAAAATCATTCGACACCCTCGGTCGCTTTTTACGCAGTGGTTTTAACCGGCGCGCGTTTTGAACCGGATGAACAGGCGGGACTTGCCTCGCTTGTCGGCGAACTCATTGACGAAGGCACGACCACACGCAGTTCACAACAAATCGCTGAAGCGATGGAATCCGTAGGGGCGCGTTTTAGAAGCTATGGCAATTATCAAACCAGTGGCGTACAGGCGGCTTTGCTTGCCAAAGATTTGCCGCTGGTACTGGAAATCGCCGCCGACGTGTTGATGAATGCGAGCTTTCCCGAAGACCAGTTTCAATTGCATGTTTCGCGCCGGCTGGCGCAAATCAAAAGCCGTTTGGATGTGCCGCGCACACAGGCTTCCGATGTGTTCAACGAAATCGTTTTCGCAGGTCACCCGCAACATAAACCGGCAATCGGTTATGAAGCGACCATCAAAAATATCAAGCGCGAAGATTTAATCGCTTTTTATCGCCGCCATTTTGTGCCCAATAACACGACGCTTGCCATCGTCGGCGATTTTGATAAAGCCCAGGTGCGTGAACAAATCGAACGCTTGTTTGGCAAGTGGGAACGCGATGCCAATTTCGCGCGACCCGTGGTGCCGACGCTTACGAGACAACCTGAGCCGAAAGATAAATTTGTTCAGGCGCCAAAAGAGCAGGTCAATATTTTCATTGGTCATCTCGGCGTTGACCGCAAAAACCCCGATTTTTACGCGCTTCTGGTGATGGATACGATTCTCGGTTCAAGCCCCGGCTTTACCTCGCGCATTCCGCGCATTTTGCGCGATGAACAGGGGCTTGCCTACACCACGTTTGCCAACATGACCTCGAGCGCGGGGCTTGATGCGGGGCGTTTCATCGCTTACATCGGCACCTCGCCCGCTAATCTCAAACAGGCGTTGCAGGGGCTTCGCACAGAGGTGCGACGCATGACGACCGAACCGGTGACCGAAAGTGAAATCGAATCGGCGAAGGCCTATTTGACCGGCAATTTTGTTTTTGATTTTCAAACCAACGCCCAGGTCGCGGAGTTTTTAATTGAAGCCGGGTTGTATGACCTGGGTTTCGATTATTTGAAAACCTACCCTGAAAAGATTCGCGCCGTGACCATTGATGAAGTCAGCCGCGTTGCGAAAAAATATCTTGCGCCTGACGCTTTGACGACCGTGGTTGTCGGCCCGGTTGATGAGTTGGGCAATTTATTGGTGTGA
- a CDS encoding DUF4185 domain-containing protein, translating into MRFSAIYIFCFVFAVFGAIAGAGSVSGASHLEEPVSVEPWQEADALFKTDSRWLGGDDAYSVDLGKGRVLWLFADSFIARDNSGLRRNARLIRNSVAIQQGYNPASASIKFYWNKENQNPQSFFADSATSWYWPGQGIKLGNRLLIFLMKVRQTGSGLGFALVGWDALMVDNPDASPDRWKMRRLEVAENPFKVIIGSAGVLQNGAYLYTLSAREAPDHKVYLIRWSLAQAKRGQLSDPQWWTGGLTGWVRQSRLKQEPEAVFSDGQTEFTVHFEPRLKKFLQIQTIGFGASELALRLADKLTGQWSALNKFYRPEETRRADALIYAGKAHPELSGADLVLTYVVNSKDFGTLVNDQNLYYPKFLKCRINGPANRM; encoded by the coding sequence ATGCGATTTTCCGCTATTTATATTTTCTGTTTCGTCTTTGCAGTTTTTGGCGCAATAGCCGGAGCGGGTTCAGTCTCCGGCGCGTCTCATCTCGAAGAGCCTGTTTCCGTTGAACCCTGGCAGGAAGCCGACGCCCTGTTTAAAACAGATTCGCGCTGGCTCGGCGGTGATGATGCCTATTCTGTCGATTTAGGCAAAGGGCGCGTGCTCTGGCTGTTTGCCGATAGTTTCATTGCCAGGGATAATTCCGGTTTGCGGCGCAACGCCAGGCTCATCCGCAACAGCGTAGCCATTCAGCAAGGATATAACCCAGCCTCTGCCTCCATAAAATTTTACTGGAATAAAGAGAATCAAAACCCGCAGTCATTTTTTGCGGACTCCGCGACTTCATGGTATTGGCCCGGACAGGGCATCAAACTGGGCAATCGTTTATTGATTTTTTTAATGAAGGTTCGTCAAACCGGCAGCGGTCTGGGATTCGCGCTGGTTGGTTGGGATGCGCTGATGGTTGATAACCCCGATGCGTCACCTGACAGATGGAAAATGCGACGGCTTGAGGTTGCCGAAAACCCCTTCAAGGTCATCATTGGCTCGGCAGGGGTCTTACAAAATGGAGCGTATCTTTATACCTTGAGCGCGCGTGAGGCTCCCGACCACAAGGTTTATTTGATTCGCTGGTCACTTGCTCAGGCAAAGCGGGGACAACTCTCTGACCCGCAATGGTGGACAGGCGGGCTCACCGGTTGGGTGCGGCAATCAAGGCTCAAGCAAGAACCGGAAGCGGTCTTTTCGGATGGGCAAACCGAGTTCACCGTACACTTTGAACCGCGATTGAAAAAATTTCTGCAAATTCAGACCATCGGTTTTGGGGCAAGCGAGTTAGCCTTGCGTTTAGCGGATAAATTAACCGGGCAATGGTCGGCTTTAAATAAATTCTACAGACCCGAAGAAACGCGGCGCGCCGATGCCTTGATTTATGCGGGCAAAGCCCATCCCGAATTATCCGGAGCCGATTTGGTTTTAACTTATGTGGTCAACAGCAAAGATTTTGGCACGCTGGTGAATGATCAAAATTTATATTATCCGAAATTTTTGAAGTGTCGAATAAATGGCCCAGCAAACCGAATGTAA
- a CDS encoding M28 family peptidase — protein MRQYFSFHKWLAIVAILSITATAQSVKMPLPPTEATNSITAIELKKHLSFIASDELGGRYTFSQGNRLAARYLAAHLASYGYQGAGKNGSFLQPVPLGYRKVEEDKTAMTFEAAGAKKVLKYGDDFLSDNPENADIKGELVFVGYGISSPDHKHDDYAGIDAKGKIIVAVTGAPKSINPSLLNEDEVGERSAIKHGAIGAILMPPSEQLAMWGYLKSIAASEQLGIVEKSKKPFPKVYAGINLVKTIAAMLGVEHSLLLDPKSRDVKPAKLQAAVELKMNVTIKDAPPAQNVVATLEGTDAKLKDEYVVISAHLDHLETVEEGKVFNGADDDGSGIVSVLEIAQALAEARPKRSILVVFHTGEELGLFGSEYLADYEPVIPLSKLVTNLNIDMVGRSRRAGDTDARNKELTDKNSIYIIGADKLSTELHKLNEQTNADTVRLRFDYLYNDENHPQRFYYRSDHYNYAKHGIPIIFFFTGVHEDYHQLTDDVEKIDFEKMERIGRMIFALAWRVANLDHRLVVDKRGATGVSAQ, from the coding sequence GTGAGACAATATTTTTCTTTTCATAAATGGTTGGCGATTGTCGCTATCCTTTCAATTACCGCGACCGCGCAAAGCGTAAAAATGCCGTTGCCGCCAACCGAGGCGACCAACAGCATCACCGCCATCGAACTCAAAAAACATTTGAGTTTTATCGCGTCGGACGAACTCGGCGGGCGTTACACGTTCAGTCAAGGCAATCGCCTTGCGGCGCGTTACCTTGCCGCGCATCTGGCTTCGTATGGCTATCAAGGCGCAGGAAAGAACGGGTCTTTTCTGCAACCTGTGCCACTCGGTTATCGCAAAGTCGAAGAAGACAAAACCGCGATGACCTTTGAAGCCGCAGGCGCAAAAAAGGTTTTGAAATACGGCGATGATTTTCTTTCCGATAATCCTGAAAATGCCGACATCAAAGGCGAACTGGTGTTTGTCGGCTACGGTATTTCATCGCCTGACCATAAACATGATGATTACGCGGGAATCGATGCCAAAGGCAAAATCATCGTCGCGGTGACCGGCGCGCCGAAATCAATTAATCCATCGTTGCTCAACGAAGATGAAGTCGGCGAACGATCTGCCATCAAACACGGCGCAATCGGCGCGATTTTAATGCCGCCGTCCGAACAACTTGCGATGTGGGGTTATTTGAAAAGTATTGCGGCAAGCGAACAACTGGGCATTGTAGAGAAATCGAAAAAGCCGTTTCCGAAAGTCTATGCGGGAATCAATCTGGTGAAAACCATTGCGGCGATGCTTGGCGTTGAGCATTCCCTTTTGCTTGACCCAAAGAGCCGCGATGTTAAGCCCGCCAAACTGCAAGCCGCTGTTGAACTCAAAATGAACGTGACCATTAAAGACGCGCCGCCCGCGCAAAACGTGGTTGCAACGCTTGAAGGCACGGACGCCAAACTCAAAGATGAGTATGTTGTCATCAGCGCGCACCTCGACCATCTGGAAACCGTAGAAGAGGGCAAAGTGTTTAACGGCGCGGATGATGACGGGTCAGGAATCGTGTCGGTTCTTGAAATCGCCCAGGCGCTTGCCGAGGCGCGACCTAAACGGTCGATTCTCGTGGTCTTTCACACCGGCGAAGAGTTGGGGCTTTTCGGTTCCGAATACCTTGCCGATTATGAACCGGTGATTCCGCTGAGTAAACTGGTCACGAATTTGAATATCGATATGGTCGGTCGCAGCCGTCGCGCAGGTGACACGGATGCGCGCAATAAAGAACTCACCGATAAAAATTCCATCTACATCATTGGCGCGGATAAACTTTCGACCGAGCTGCATAAATTGAATGAGCAGACCAACGCCGATACGGTACGCCTGCGTTTTGATTATCTGTACAACGATGAAAATCATCCGCAACGGTTTTACTACCGCTCAGACCACTACAACTACGCCAAGCACGGCATTCCGATTATCTTTTTCTTCACAGGCGTACACGAGGATTACCATCAACTCACGGATGATGTCGAAAAGATTGATTTCGAGAAGATGGAACGCATCGGTCGCATGATTTTCGCGCTCGCCTGGCGGGTTGCCAATCTCGACCACCGTCTGGTTGTTGATAAACGCGGCGCGACTGGCGTATCGGCACAGTAA
- a CDS encoding pyridoxal phosphate-dependent aminotransferase: MSKATFQESHYVSNVEVSSTAKVLATAERLRAEGVDIVDLGAGEPDFPTPENVKAAAIRAIEENFTRYTSTGGIAPLKTAVIEMMQRDFDVTYKPSETIITIGGKQGIFNAMAAVVNAGDEVLIPVPYWVTYPEIVKFLRANPVAIETEMNDFVLTADMVREAITPKSKLLIINSPSNPSGRVIPPAEFRKIIEVAAEHDLWVISDECYLYFAYPPAAPFTAGTLPKELRDRVLISGSFSKSYAMTGWRVGYNFGNEAWIHAMLKIQSHSTSNAASMAQKAAIEAALGQQESMRAMLAEYQRRRDYLIPALNKIEGIECLMPEGAFYAFPKVKGLLGGRVKTSAELADLLLTDAYVVVTEGAPFGSEGYLRLSYANSLENIQKAVERIAEVSEKLRKE, encoded by the coding sequence ATGAGTAAAGCCACGTTTCAAGAGTCCCATTATGTCTCAAATGTCGAAGTCTCTTCGACCGCCAAAGTTTTAGCTACAGCCGAGCGATTGCGCGCCGAAGGCGTCGATATTGTTGACCTCGGCGCGGGCGAACCCGATTTTCCGACGCCTGAAAATGTCAAAGCCGCTGCGATTCGCGCCATCGAAGAAAATTTCACCCGCTATACCTCGACCGGCGGCATCGCGCCGCTGAAAACCGCAGTCATCGAAATGATGCAGCGCGATTTCGATGTCACGTACAAACCTTCGGAAACCATCATCACCATCGGCGGCAAACAGGGCATCTTTAATGCGATGGCGGCGGTCGTCAATGCCGGGGATGAGGTGTTGATTCCCGTGCCTTACTGGGTCACTTACCCGGAAATCGTCAAATTTTTGCGCGCCAATCCCGTCGCCATTGAAACCGAAATGAATGATTTCGTGTTGACCGCTGATATGGTGCGCGAAGCGATTACCCCGAAATCAAAACTGCTCATCATCAATTCGCCGAGCAATCCGAGCGGGCGCGTCATTCCACCTGCCGAGTTTCGCAAAATCATCGAAGTCGCAGCCGAACATGACCTCTGGGTCATCAGCGACGAATGCTATCTCTATTTCGCTTATCCGCCCGCCGCGCCGTTCACCGCCGGAACCTTGCCGAAAGAGTTACGCGACCGCGTATTGATTAGCGGTTCATTCTCGAAATCCTATGCCATGACCGGCTGGCGCGTCGGTTATAACTTCGGCAACGAGGCGTGGATTCACGCGATGTTGAAAATTCAAAGTCATTCAACCTCGAATGCCGCATCGATGGCTCAGAAAGCCGCGATTGAAGCGGCGCTCGGACAACAGGAATCCATGCGCGCGATGCTTGCCGAATATCAACGCCGCCGCGACTATTTGATTCCCGCCTTGAATAAAATCGAAGGCATCGAGTGCCTGATGCCCGAAGGCGCGTTTTATGCGTTCCCGAAGGTGAAAGGATTGCTTGGCGGCAGGGTGAAAACTTCGGCTGAGCTTGCAGACTTGCTGCTCACCGATGCCTATGTCGTGGTCACCGAAGGCGCGCCGTTTGGCAGCGAAGGTTATTTGCGACTCTCGTATGCGAATTCACTGGAAAATATTCAAAAAGCCGTCGAGCGCATTGCCGAGGTTTCAGAAAAACTACGCAAGGAATAA
- the coaD gene encoding pantetheine-phosphate adenylyltransferase, producing MARVAIYPGSFDPLTNGHLDIIERSAKLFDEVIVAILLNMQKQPLFSVDERIEMIAAAIAAYPNVRVDTFEGLLVHYGVKKNAQAIVRGIRAISDYEYELQMALMNRRLEPTIETVFLMASEEYSYISSRLIKEVFILGGSVTGLVPELIEHKMKEKLGGGK from the coding sequence GTGGCGCGTGTCGCAATCTATCCCGGTTCATTTGACCCGCTGACGAACGGGCATCTGGACATTATTGAACGTTCGGCAAAACTTTTTGACGAAGTCATTGTCGCCATTCTTTTGAATATGCAAAAGCAACCGTTGTTTTCGGTTGATGAACGCATCGAGATGATTGCAGCCGCAATTGCCGCGTATCCGAATGTTCGCGTGGATACGTTTGAAGGGTTATTGGTGCATTATGGCGTGAAGAAAAACGCGCAGGCGATTGTGCGTGGTATTCGCGCCATCTCCGATTACGAATATGAATTGCAGATGGCTTTGATGAACCGTCGCCTTGAGCCAACCATCGAAACCGTTTTCCTCATGGCGAGCGAAGAATATTCCTACATCAGTTCCAGACTCATCAAAGAGGTCTTTATACTCGGCGGCTCCGTCACCGGATTGGTCCCTGAATTAATCGAACACAAAATGAAAGAAAAGTTAGGAGGGGGTAAATAG
- a CDS encoding MBL fold metallo-hydrolase, whose amino-acid sequence MALTNLRRPENTGGDFFVDKSCIDCDLCRQIAPDTFKRIGEQSAVYAQPTNAENQFAALKALITCPTSSIGDTARHNAKAAVAAFPELVEADVYFCGFASEYSYGASSYFIKRESGNILIDSPRFARPLVKRIEAMGGVRFMFLTHRDDVADHDKWTAHFQAERVMHANDIGRSTENVERIVTGRDALSLDDDLLMIPTPGHTRGHMVLLYGNRYLFAGDHVWWSPNYHSLYASPRVCWYNWDEQVNSMEKLRGYEFEWVLPGHGRRFQAESANVMRESLELCIERMKNPALQTKAWAG is encoded by the coding sequence ATGGCACTCACCAATTTACGCAGACCGGAAAACACCGGCGGCGATTTTTTTGTCGATAAAAGCTGCATCGATTGCGACCTTTGCCGACAAATCGCCCCCGACACCTTTAAACGCATCGGCGAACAATCGGCAGTCTACGCCCAACCCACAAACGCAGAAAATCAGTTTGCCGCTCTGAAAGCTTTAATCACCTGCCCGACCTCTTCGATTGGTGACACCGCCCGTCACAATGCCAAAGCCGCGGTCGCCGCTTTTCCCGAACTGGTCGAAGCCGATGTTTATTTCTGCGGCTTCGCTTCGGAATATTCTTACGGCGCGTCGAGCTATTTCATCAAACGCGAGAGCGGCAATATCTTGATTGACTCGCCGCGTTTTGCCCGCCCGCTGGTAAAACGCATTGAAGCGATGGGCGGCGTGCGCTTTATGTTTTTGACGCATCGCGATGATGTTGCCGACCACGATAAATGGACGGCGCATTTTCAAGCCGAGCGCGTCATGCACGCCAACGACATCGGACGGTCAACGGAAAATGTCGAACGCATCGTCACCGGAAGAGATGCCCTGTCGCTCGATGATGATTTGTTGATGATTCCCACGCCAGGTCATACGCGCGGTCATATGGTTTTGCTCTATGGCAACCGCTATCTGTTTGCCGGAGACCATGTCTGGTGGTCGCCAAATTATCATTCGCTGTATGCCTCGCCGAGAGTTTGCTGGTACAACTGGGATGAGCAGGTCAACTCGATGGAAAAATTGCGCGGTTATGAATTCGAGTGGGTGTTGCCCGGTCACGGTCGGCGCTTTCAGGCGGAAAGCGCCAATGTGATGCGCGAGAGTTTAGAGTTATGTATCGAGCGCATGAAAAATCCCGCGTTACAAACCAAAGCCTGGGCAGGTTAA
- a CDS encoding ABC transporter permease gives MAATSLPKTATPANYAKVKVRGTAGFFEYLSIAIDSLRGNKLRSFLTLLGIIIGITFIITVITIIEGLDRYWKDKVSNLGPNTFVISQFAITTNPDEYFKMLKRNPEIRSLEADGLRKLCTACEAVGVETHKQVMIKAGGQTLENVDLGGITPNIMDIEGHQTGEGRNLLDWEDDHARFATYIGWEIADRLFPTVDPIGKEIQIEDHWYTVVGVGEKKGTVFGVSRDNYVKIPLSTFQKIYGSRRSVNISVKAREGQLHEAQDQARQIMRNQHRLNYKEEDDFGVITSEGMNQLFDNLTRVIFSVMLFVVGISLVVGGIVVMNIMLVSVVERTKEIGIRKAIGARQQDVVNQFMIESIVLCSVGGAIGVAIAYLFSWLIGNFTPLPAVFPMWAPFLAIGLSTVIGIFFGIYPARRAGSLDPIEALRAE, from the coding sequence ATGGCTGCCACATCTTTGCCAAAAACCGCGACCCCAGCAAATTACGCCAAAGTAAAAGTGCGTGGTACAGCGGGCTTTTTTGAATACCTGAGCATTGCCATCGATTCGCTCAGAGGCAATAAATTACGTTCCTTCCTTACCTTGCTCGGCATCATCATCGGCATCACTTTCATCATTACGGTGATTACGATTATCGAAGGGCTTGACCGTTACTGGAAAGACAAAGTTTCCAATCTTGGACCCAATACCTTTGTCATCAGTCAATTTGCGATTACCACGAACCCTGATGAGTATTTCAAAATGCTCAAGCGCAATCCTGAAATTCGCAGTCTGGAAGCCGATGGACTCAGAAAGTTATGCACGGCATGCGAAGCCGTCGGCGTTGAAACTCACAAACAGGTGATGATTAAAGCGGGCGGGCAGACCCTTGAAAATGTTGACCTCGGCGGCATCACGCCAAACATCATGGACATCGAGGGTCATCAAACCGGAGAAGGGCGTAACCTGCTGGATTGGGAAGACGACCATGCGCGGTTTGCAACCTACATCGGTTGGGAGATTGCCGACAGGTTGTTTCCAACCGTTGACCCGATTGGCAAAGAGATTCAAATCGAAGACCACTGGTATACGGTTGTCGGGGTTGGCGAAAAAAAGGGCACAGTGTTTGGCGTATCGCGTGACAACTATGTGAAGATTCCGCTTTCGACCTTTCAAAAAATTTACGGCTCACGACGCAGCGTCAATATTTCTGTGAAAGCCAGAGAAGGTCAGTTACATGAAGCCCAAGACCAGGCGCGGCAGATTATGCGCAATCAGCATCGCTTGAATTACAAAGAGGAAGATGATTTCGGAGTGATCACCTCCGAAGGCATGAACCAACTGTTTGATAATCTGACGCGGGTGATTTTTTCGGTGATGCTGTTTGTCGTCGGGATTTCTTTAGTGGTCGGCGGCATTGTGGTGATGAACATCATGCTGGTTTCGGTGGTCGAACGCACCAAAGAGATTGGTATACGCAAAGCCATCGGCGCGCGTCAGCAGGACGTGGTCAATCAATTTATGATTGAGTCTATCGTGTTGTGCAGTGTGGGCGGCGCAATCGGGGTTGCCATCGCCTATTTGTTTTCCTGGCTGATTGGCAATTTTACGCCCTTGCCCGCAGTCTTTCCGATGTGGGCACCATTTTTGGCAATCGGTCTTTCGACGGTGATTGGCATCTTTTTCGGCATCTATCCGGCACGTCGCGCTGGAAGCCTCGACCCGATTGAAGCGCTGCGCGCCGAGTGA